A single Gambusia affinis linkage group LG20, SWU_Gaff_1.0, whole genome shotgun sequence DNA region contains:
- the LOC122823673 gene encoding oocyte zinc finger protein XlCOF6.1-like, which produces MLIKAEVPHAGGSSFDQQDPEPHIKEEEEEQLISQEEMHVSVKREDEEKTELSEFLQIKTEDKLETEDPTSSLAEQIESEPDEEEFGGSEPDRIQDPGGVSQQSNMMVQKKGIRSKLCSKRRRQIGFEAEDKPFGCIVCGKRFKRKTHIKLHMMIHSGKIEFSCDLCRKGFKEKTSLLTHMRLHTGERPFTCDDCGRRFHAKRILKTHLKVHSEEKPFSCDVCSSRFKMKETLKKHMRIHLKEKPFVCSVCSKGFSQQENLKSHMRVHTGEKPYICNVCSQGFSLHQTLKRHMFVHTGEKPFACSVCNKEFSRQNCLKIHMHVHTEEKLFSCHICSRGFSRQAYLRKHMNVHMARFGCNYCSKHFVKKIDFLQHMKLHAEKSPFGCDVCNTRFDQKCNLENDERN; this is translated from the coding sequence ATGTTGATTAAAGCAGAGGTTCCCCATGCTGGCGGTTCCAGTTTTGACCAGCAGGATCCTGAACCCCAcataaaggaggaagaggaggaacaaTTGATCAGTCAGGAGGAAATGCATGTTTCCGTGAAGAgggaagatgaagagaaaactgAGCTATCAGAGTTTCTTCAGATCAAAACTGAGGACAAGCTAGAAACAGAAGATCCAACCAGCAGCTTAGCTGAACAGATTGAATCAGAACCTGATGAAGAGGAGTTTGGaggatcagaaccagacagaatcCAAGATCCAGGGGGAGTTTCACAACAAAGTAATATGATGGTTCAGAAAAAAGGCATAAGATCTAAATTGTGTTCCAAACGTAGGAGACAGATTGGATTTGAAGCTGAAGATAAACCCTTTGGTTGCATTGTTTGCGGCAAAAGATTCAAACGCAAGACTCACATTAAAttgcacatgatgattcactcCGGAAAGATAGAGTTCAGCTGTGATCTTTGTAGAAAAGGGTTTAAAGAAAAGACTTCGCTTCTTACACACATGAGACTCCACACTGGAGAGAGGCCATTTACTTGTGATGACTGTGGTAGAAGGTTCCATGCAAAGAGAATCCTTAAAACTCACCTGAAGGTCCATTCAGAAGAAAAACCCTTTTCTTGTGATGTTTGCAGTtcaagatttaaaatgaaagaaactctTAAAAAGCACATGCGGATCCACCTCAAGGAGAAACCATTTGTTTGTAGTGTTTGCAGTAAAGGATTTTCACAACAAGAGAATCTAAAGAGTCACATGCGTGTTCACACCGGTGAGAAACCGTACATTTGTAACGTTTGTAGTCAAGGATTTTCTCTACATCAGACTCTAAAGCGACACATGTTTGTTCACACGGGAGAAAAACCATTTGCTTGCAGTGTTTGCAATAAAGAATTTTCTCGACAGAATTGTCTGAAGATTCACATGCATGTCCATACAGAAGAGAAGCTGTTTAGTTGTCATATCTGCAGCAGAGGATTTTCACGACAAGCCTATCTGAGAAAACACATGAATGTTCACATGGCAAGATTTGGCTGCAACTACTGtagtaaacattttgtgaagaaaatagattttctgcAACATATGAAGCTCCACGCAGAGAAGAGCCCGTTTGGCTGTGATGTCTGCAACACCAGATTTGATCAAAAATGTAATCTAGAAAATGACGAGAGAAACTGA